The genomic stretch CCCAACGTGCGCCCCCAGACCCGCGCGCGCGTACTCGCCGCCATCGAGGCGACCGGGTATCAGGTCAACCCGCTGGCCCGCGCGCTGGCCGGCGGCAGGGCACGCGTGCTGAGCGTCCTGACCCGCCAGCAGAACCTCCCGTACGTCACGGAAGTCCTGATGGGCGCCGCGCAGACCGCCGAGGAACTCGGGTACGACCTGATCGTCCTGATGGCCGGATCCCGCACCGACAGTGACCTCTCCCCCATGGCCCGCCTGTCGGCCGGAACGCTGCTGATCCAGCCGCCCCCGGACGTGCGCGCCCGTTACCCGCACCTGCCCGCCCACCTCGTCAGCGTGGACGGCCCCTCCGACCGGCCCCTGACCGTCGACAACGCCAGCGGCGCCCTGGCCGCCACGCGCTACCTGATCGGACTGGGGCACACCCGCATCGCGTTCATCAGCGGCATGGACGCCCACGCGCGCCGACTGGCAGGCACCCCCCACGGCACGCCCGGCGTGGGCGAGGACGCCCCGCAACGCCTGAACGCCTACCTGCACGCCATGCAGCAGGCCGGGCTGGATGTACCGGCCGGGTACGTGCAGAGCGGCGATTACAGCAAACGCAGCGGCGAGGACGCCACGCGCCGCCTGCTGGCCCTGCCGGACCCGCCCACCGCGATCTTCGCGTCCGGGGACGCCATGGCCGTGGGCGCCGTGCATACCCTTCAGAACCTGGGGTTGCGGGTGCCGGAGGACCTGTCCGTGATCGGCTTCGACGACCTGCCCATGGCCGCGCAGGCCCGCCCGGCCCTGACCACCGTCCGGCAGCCGCTGCGCGAGATGGGCGCCGAGGGCGTG from Deinococcus seoulensis encodes the following:
- a CDS encoding LacI family DNA-binding transcriptional regulator; this translates as MTVSNVINNKPNVRPQTRARVLAAIEATGYQVNPLARALAGGRARVLSVLTRQQNLPYVTEVLMGAAQTAEELGYDLIVLMAGSRTDSDLSPMARLSAGTLLIQPPPDVRARYPHLPAHLVSVDGPSDRPLTVDNASGALAATRYLIGLGHTRIAFISGMDAHARRLAGTPHGTPGVGEDAPQRLNAYLHAMQQAGLDVPAGYVQSGDYSKRSGEDATRRLLALPDPPTAIFASGDAMAVGAVHTLQNLGLRVPEDLSVIGFDDLPMAAQARPALTTVRQPLREMGAEGVRLLVRLAEGEALPGGPPAPFPTELIVRASAAPPGR